The DNA segment CATGTCTGAATTCCTCTGGTTAGCTGAGAACTTGTGACTCTATCATGGTTCAACACCATGCTGTACCCAATTCTGTTCCCTTTATCTCAAAGTGAGTTGATCCTAATGGCACACCACAATAAACTTCCTGCGTGCCTATCTCTGTCTCAGAGTCTATGTCCCACAACTTACCACATGTGTCCCACTAATCCTGGGAGTTGAGAGGACAACAGCAGAGTGATATTCATTTCCCTTACTTCCTGCCTGCTTATGTGTGACTTCTTGACTGTGCATTCTAGTCAAGTTTGAGCACCTGTTAGATGTCCCTTTCAAAATAGCCTGTTTTTATGAAGTTTGAAAAGTCTTCCATTTCCACATATCTCCTAGAGAAGAGGTGGGGAAGACATTCTGTTCTTACTAAATGAGTATCTGTTATAAATTTTCTTTGGTTTCCCTAGTTTATGTCCACCTATTTATAAATTGTTCTATATTATTCTCAATTATGACACCGAGGTTCAATGTAATTTCAGTTTCATGGTGGAATTCTGAGAGGTATGtccatttttgccttttatatagAACGTGTGTTGATTATCACTGGCATGTCCCCTGGCAACCCACAGAACATTTGATCTACATTGCTCAAAGTCTGTTTATCCCACCTGAGAGCCGCAACCCTGTGTTACCAGACCATCATTTTGGCAAATCTGAGACTAAGTCAAAGCAATAGTCAGAAAAggatatatgaaaatgtattgaAAGTAATTGTTAAGCTGTTGCTGAAGGTCTTATTTGAAACCTGATATACTACCTCTCTATGATGTACTGCTTGTACTTAACTAGGTGACAGGTTTTGCACAGGAAATAATAtagctttcttttaaatatagatATCACTCAGGTGGTCAATTATGTTCTAAATCAGAATATTACTTGACACTCTGATAAGAATCAACATCCTAGGATGTGCtccctttctaaaataaaaaccaagataatcaaaataataattattatagctTACTTGGATTGAGCAACTACAGTATTTCATGCTTTTACAGAGGCACGTTTTCAACTAACTATGCCATGATAAAAGTATGTATATAGTTTTACAGTTGATCCTATGTTTACTCTTAGACAAGGTCAGAGGAGTACTAAAATGGAGCCAAAGAAACATGCTTTTCCTGGACTGtgaaaatgtaaagtaaaataataataaaatcatgaaaaatatcccagatataataaaatttaaaagttatttgtataagaaaatataatctgGTATAACAGTCCTTGGCTATTATTAGATAAACACAAACAAATATTtgcatacaaaattttaaaatatagatgcaaactaattgAAACTTACAACATATAGTAATtatctcaaaaaggaaaaatagtagtTGAATTCTACCTGGGTTTGACAAAATCTTCTTTCAACATTCTTTAATCCTTATCAAAGTTTAAGCAACTAAAGCCAGAATCAGATTAGACCCCTCCCTAGTGTATTTTTACATCATCATCTCTTtccaaacatttatatacataggttttttttgataaataattCTCTCTTATTTTAATGAATCATTGCATTCTGAAATGCCGTATTTTGAAGTGTTAAGAATCTGTAAAATCCTTGAAAATTAAACATCTCTGACATCCAAAGATTCATGCTAATGCAGGTCTGACATCTTAGTAGCATAGTAATTTTAGAACAAGATGGCAAAAAGCCACACCCCTTAATACGTCACTTCAGACATTGATGTGACAAGCTTGAGGCTGCAAGACCAGAAGAGCCTTTTTCCACTCAAAGAGGCATATCCGGAGGATGTCCTACAGAGGGGATGCACATGCAAGTTACTGGGGTTCATCATCTTATGTAAGTTgtactaatttttaatatttattagtttTGCTTATGGTGTTTGAACTCTAGAAAGTCCATATTTATaccattttctctgtattttcctcCAAGTATAATCCATTTGACTATCTATTCTGCAATCTGAAGGATTTAAATAAAAGTTGGCTGACCAAGTCATTAGGTTAAAACACTTGTAATAACTTGCCAATTCTGTCAAGTAAGTGATTTgtctcttcttattttattttttatagaatagATTGATTAATCATCTTAgtattttggggggaaatttatagttttcattttgagGGCAAAAAGGatcagaaaaatatagaaagaaaaattgtagtTAGTTATAAATAGTCTATGACTACTCTATAAAGAAAGAGAGGGGTTATATTTACACCTTCTGGTAGCATTGCATAAGAGATGAGTTtgtaatttaaagtaaaaatatcacAATTTCAGCATGATCCTAAGTGAACAACTatagagacagaagaaaagataGAAGATGTCTAGTGTTCTGAAACCgtagcaaagaaagaagaaaatattcatttttaccaTATTCCTACTCCTATTCTAATAAGTTAGAAGTGAGCTTTTACACTTCCACCTAAtgttactttcattattttacttaCAAGATGAGTTAATTCCTCTTTTAAAACTTTCACCACACTTTGTATACATAATaaattgtatttgaaattttCCCTCAGAACCCTCTTTGCGTAGGTTTCCAAACATTCTAAATAGTGACAAACTGTCTCACTGAAGTAATGTGAAAAGATAGGAATTGTAATCAAATCAATAGCAAAATGCTGtcatattttaggaaaataaaatttcccactcattttatttaattgacaTATTTAGCTAATATTTCCATTAAATAATCTAAACATTATTGGAATGCTGACTAGTCATTTATATTCATGATAAACtgcttgttttttatatatttattttcacctaaaaataaagtacatatttATGTCACTTATGTCAGTTAAGTTAGGAGCTaatgatttaatatataaaatacttaaagacAAGTAGAAATTTcatgttaagaaaatattttataaactgaaaatttATGTAAGTTATAATTATTATCTAAAAACATAAACCTCTCTTACATGGTATAAGCAAAATTTCAGctcaaatattaatatttgggggctatgtatatttttcaacaaaattaaaaataatcactacatgtgaataacaacaacaaaaaacccattaGATTGATAAATACACAAATGGGGTAGAAGCAACACAAAAGCCCATAAATGGAATTAGTAAGTTAAATGTAGTCCATGCATACAAGAGTACATTGGTCAtccttaaaatggaaagaaattctgacatgtTACAATATGGATAACTTAGATGAtattataagtgaaataaactaatgaaaaagcaaaaaaaaaaaagctgtatgttttcacttatctAATGTCCCTAGAGTATTCAATTTTATGGAGACAAAAAGTAGAACAGTGATTGCCAGAGACTGAGAAAAAGGGGTAGTGAggaattattgtttaataggTTATTGTTTCAGTCAGAGAAGATGAAGTCTACGGATTAATTTTGGTGAAGGATGCAcaacaatatgaaaatatttaatgacactGCATTAACAGCACATTTAAGTTAAGAAATTACACAACACCAGATAGTTACTAAGTTACTTATTGATTTCTGAACAAGTTTAAAGTTCTATCAAActtcagtaataaaaagagaGTAATGGAATATAAGGCCTAAAGTCAAAGAATAAGAAGGTTTGAGATCCTTCAGAAAAGTGATGCTGAGGACTCTGATTGGGAATTACATATAGTTACTAGCGGTTCAGAATGCATATTATAGGTATGAGGATGTGCAGAACACCACAATTTGGCAAATCTGAAATACATCTGACAAGAAGGAAGTGTATTTCCATGACATCTAACTTTAAAACATTCAGCTAAACCTTACAAGTAGAATGCTGTCAGTACAATGATGAAGCCCAAGCAGTGGAATTAAGGATAGAGTGAGCCTTTTTCAAAGACTTTTTCCTTCTTAATTGGCAGTCTAGTGGGAGAAGGATATAATAAGTGGTGGGAAAGGGAGTGACCATGGAAGAGGTGGACTCCTTCTGCCATGTAACTTCATTGAATCATACCATACCTTTGAGACTGAATGAATAACCTTATCTTTGCATCTGTGGTTGTATTTATTCAACAAGCTAGAAAAGTTTTGACTCCAGGATATCAGAGGTGAAAATATCTCTAAGGACTTAGAACCTCTTGGAACTAAAGAGACTTTTATCTCTATGGTTGGGTGAAGAAGcaaggagttttattttttttcttctttacccaGTAAAGGTTGTACTTCTGTTACTTTGCAGGAAAACCTTCCCTCTACACAAAATGCCTTTTAAGGTTAATGAAAGTTTGCATCATAATGTTACATTGGGGGAGGATATTCTAAGaaggtcattttttcttttcttctttttttttttttttttttttagtctttttgctatttcttgggccgctcccgcagcatatggaggttcccaggctaggggtcgaatcggagctgtagccgcagacctatgccagagcaacagcaacgcaggatccgagccgcgtctgcaatctacaccacacctcatggcaacgcaggatcgttaacccactgagcaagggcagggattgaaccgcaacctcatgattcctagtcagattcgttaaccactgcaccacgacgggaactccggtcatttttattttcagtttatacCTTGGCAGGTTTAAATGAAATTCATTAACAATTTCAAAGTAAGTTATGTTTATACCAGCAGCCTCAATACTTCCAGCTCCTAGGCTTAAGAAAATAAGTCCTCTTGAAGTTccccttgtagtgcagcaggttaaggatccagcattgtcactgattgcttgggttgctgctatggtgctaGTTTGGtcactggcctggaaatttccacatgtctCATGTGGTGAGGGGGAAAGAATgttccagttatggctcagtggttaacgaatccgactaggaaccatgatgttgcaggtttgatcgttggccttgctcagtgggttaaggatccagtgttgccatgagctgaggtgtacgttgcagactcaacttggatcctgcattgcagtggctttggtgtaggccagcggctacagctcagattagacccctagcctgggaacctcaatatgccatgagagtggcccaagaaatagcaaaaaactaaaatataataatagtaataataataatcccccCCTGGATTAATCCATGTCAGCAAATTTCTCCAATTTTAAGAGGTTTtaataaattttggtatgttgtataTGTGTAATCctcatcaatttctccatttGCAGTGTCACTCGTTTGAAATCATGGAAAACTGGAATCTCACTTCAGATTTCATTCTCCTAGGACTCTTTAACCACACAGGACCACATCTATTTCTCTTCATGATGGTTCTCACAACTGCCTTCTCCTCCTTAGTGGGCAATGCTCTCATGCTTCTCCTGATTCTCCTGGACCCCCAACTCCACAGGCCCATGTACTTCCTACTGAGCCAACTCTCCCTCATGGACATGATGCTGGTTTCCACAGTTGTGCCCAAAATTGCTGCTGACTACTTGACTGGCAGAAATTCCATCTCCCCTGCTGGCTGtgggttgcagatttttttcttcctcactttgGGAGGGGGTGAGTGCTTCCTCTTAGCAgccatgtcctatgaccgctatgtcTCTATTTGCCACCCACTGAGATACCCAGTCCTCATGAGCTGGCAAATATGCCTGAGAATGATTTGGGGGTCTTGGTTCCTGGGTGCAGCTGATGGACTCATGCAGGCTGCTGCTACCCTGACCTTTTCATATTGCAGTTCACATGAGATCGATCATTTCTTTTGTGAAGCCCCATCTCTGGTGCGTTTGGCTTGTGCTGACACGTCTCTCTTTGAGTCTGTCATGTACATATGCTGTGTGTTAATGCTCCTGGTCCCCATTTCCCTCGTCCTGATTTCCTATAGTCTCATCCTTGCTACGGTTCTCCAGATGCACTCTAATGAAGCCTGCAAGAAGGCTTTTGCCACCTGCTCCTCTCATCTATCTGTGGTAGGACTCTTTTTTGGAGCTGGCATTTTTACCTACATGAGACCCAAATCCTACAGATCAGCAAACCATGATAAAATTGTGTCAGCATTCTATACGATCTTCACCCCAGTGCTGAACCCCCTCatctacagtctgaggaacaGTGAGGTCAAGGGAGCTCTGAAAAAATGTATTGATCAGTGTGTTGCTTTAAATCATGATTAagattacatttattttcctgaaagTCCAAAGCTATACAGAGTTACAAAGTATTTATGCAAGATTTCCTTGAAGGAAGTTATGTACACATTATATCTCTAtctcttatttctattttactttggAATACATATGGATCTCCATACTTTGGGATTATTTATTAAGCAGCCATTAATAAATCAAACTGTAGATTGGTAAAAATTTGTTATGCACAAATTCTtgttaaaaatgtttctgtaCCATACCTCACAATAAATAGTTGTT comes from the Phacochoerus africanus isolate WHEZ1 chromosome 4, ROS_Pafr_v1, whole genome shotgun sequence genome and includes:
- the LOC125124167 gene encoding olfactory receptor 2T12-like produces the protein MENWNLTSDFILLGLFNHTGPHLFLFMMVLTTAFSSLVGNALMLLLILLDPQLHRPMYFLLSQLSLMDMMLVSTVVPKIAADYLTGRNSISPAGCGLQIFFFLTLGGGECFLLAAMSYDRYVSICHPLRYPVLMSWQICLRMIWGSWFLGAADGLMQAAATLTFSYCSSHEIDHFFCEAPSLVRLACADTSLFESVMYICCVLMLLVPISLVLISYSLILATVLQMHSNEACKKAFATCSSHLSVVGLFFGAGIFTYMRPKSYRSANHDKIVSAFYTIFTPVLNPLIYSLRNSEVKGALKKCIDQCVALNHD